A portion of the Blattabacterium clevelandi genome contains these proteins:
- a CDS encoding NAD(P)H-dependent oxidoreductase, with the protein MKNNILFLVAHPNIENSILNKKIIQNIHHNKYKKNIIIRKLYNIYPDFKIKVEEEIRIILNTKFIVFQFPFYWYSYPSLLKEWKDKVFTKLYKKKSLSGKHLLVSITTGSEKKTFHAGEKNNFTIDEFLRPIQQTAHICNMIYHGYVQISIHMVKMYGKSCYLENYTDKIIFRINEWIQ; encoded by the coding sequence ATGAAAAATAATATTTTATTTTTAGTAGCTCACCCTAATATAGAAAATTCTATTTTAAATAAAAAAATTATACAGAATATTCATCATAATAAATACAAAAAAAATATCATTATACGAAAATTATATAATATTTATCCTGATTTTAAAATCAAGGTAGAGGAAGAAATAAGGATTATTTTGAATACAAAATTTATAGTATTTCAATTTCCATTTTATTGGTATAGTTATCCATCTCTTTTAAAAGAGTGGAAAGATAAAGTTTTTACAAAATTATATAAAAAAAAATCTCTTTCTGGAAAACATTTATTGGTATCTATTACTACAGGATCAGAAAAAAAAACATTTCATGCAGGAGAAAAAAATAATTTTACTATAGATGAATTCTTACGTCCTATTCAACAAACAGCTCATATTTGTAATATGATTTATCATGGATATGTTCAGATTTCCATCCATATGGTAAAAATGTACGGAAAATCATGTTATTTGGAAAATTATACAGATAAAATTATTTTTAGGATTAATGAATGGATACAATAA
- a CDS encoding thiamine diphosphokinase: MYHRFQGPEVGLFLNGTPPHIYFKKHFFYKKIFAVDGAFYYLKKMGVRVDSIIGDFDSFLKKNFIEKKNKFFEIFETKDQNYSDFDKALRIIHSKGYFNINVWGASGKEQDHFLGNLSTALKYKKKLSIIFHDNYHYYFFSDKKNFFYQKKNKKVSLFPFPKVEGLFTYGLKYPINDGLLKIGKNIGIRNESTELLQKIEISYKKGELLIFLEK; this comes from the coding sequence ATGTATCATCGATTTCAAGGTCCCGAAGTTGGATTATTTCTTAATGGTACCCCTCCTCATATTTATTTCAAAAAACATTTTTTTTACAAAAAAATATTTGCAGTTGACGGAGCCTTTTACTATTTAAAAAAAATGGGAGTACGAGTGGATTCTATTATTGGAGATTTTGATTCTTTTTTAAAAAAAAATTTTATAGAAAAAAAAAATAAATTTTTTGAAATTTTTGAAACCAAAGATCAAAATTACTCCGATTTTGATAAAGCTTTACGAATAATCCATTCTAAAGGATATTTTAATATAAATGTTTGGGGGGCTAGTGGGAAAGAACAAGATCATTTTTTAGGAAATCTATCTACTGCTTTAAAATATAAAAAAAAATTATCCATAATTTTTCATGATAATTATCATTATTATTTTTTTTCTGATAAAAAAAATTTTTTTTATCAGAAAAAAAATAAAAAGGTTTCTCTTTTCCCATTTCCAAAAGTAGAAGGATTATTCACTTATGGGTTAAAATATCCTATCAATGATGGATTATTAAAAATAGGTAAAAATATAGGAATAAGAAATGAATCAACTGAACTACTACAAAAAATCGAAATAAGTTATAAAAAAGGAGAATTATTAATTTTTTTAGAAAAATAA
- a CDS encoding peptidylprolyl isomerase, with the protein MIKNILFKFNFFLIIFCNFSFALELEKVNGISVIIGDEIILDSEIKNYLDYNKNISPCQGLKNLLIHKLILYHAKKDPNLQIDDQELKTKVSNILEENFLKTLNKNSYTDEFLADLTETIKNNQYIEKFYQKIIDDIEVSPEEIKYFFNKKKEKLPIIPKKICISYMIFYPKLIEKHRNKILDFLKKIKNEIHSDRDFSTKAILLSEDYSSALKGGIIKGLKKKNIPKEFERVVDALKEKQISEPFETNLGFHLVKVEEKRGDEIDIRHILIKPKYTKEELTKTKKFVDLIKNRLINNEIFFETIPDENPINNQIVNSYIWKKICIEEKDLSKKMKKSLIHLKKNGEISDTYKEILNGKEVFFIVKLLEKIPSHPISFEKDYTELKNLVKILKQEEKIKNWVKIQLKKTYLKRVCP; encoded by the coding sequence ATGATCAAAAATATTTTATTTAAGTTTAATTTTTTTTTGATAATTTTTTGTAATTTTTCTTTTGCTCTAGAATTAGAAAAAGTAAATGGTATTTCTGTTATCATAGGAGATGAAATAATTTTAGATTCCGAGATAAAAAATTATTTAGATTATAATAAAAATATTTCTCCATGTCAAGGATTAAAAAATTTGTTAATTCACAAATTAATTCTTTATCATGCAAAAAAAGATCCCAATTTACAAATTGATGATCAAGAATTAAAAACAAAAGTATCTAACATATTAGAAGAAAATTTTTTAAAGACATTAAATAAAAATTCCTATACTGATGAATTTTTGGCAGACCTAACTGAAACCATCAAAAATAATCAGTATATAGAAAAATTTTATCAAAAAATAATAGACGATATAGAAGTATCTCCTGAAGAGATTAAATATTTTTTTAATAAAAAAAAGGAAAAATTACCTATAATTCCAAAAAAAATATGTATTTCTTATATGATTTTTTATCCAAAATTAATTGAAAAACACCGTAATAAAATTTTGGATTTTTTAAAAAAAATAAAAAATGAAATTCATTCTGATAGAGATTTTTCTACGAAAGCAATTTTATTATCAGAAGATTATTCTTCTGCATTGAAAGGTGGTATTATTAAGGGGTTGAAAAAGAAAAATATACCAAAAGAATTTGAACGTGTAGTTGATGCTCTAAAAGAAAAACAAATATCTGAACCTTTTGAAACAAATTTAGGATTTCACTTAGTAAAAGTAGAAGAAAAAAGAGGTGATGAAATAGATATAAGGCATATTTTAATTAAACCTAAATATACAAAAGAAGAGTTAACCAAAACAAAAAAATTTGTAGATTTAATCAAAAATCGTTTAATAAATAATGAAATATTTTTCGAAACGATCCCAGATGAAAATCCTATAAATAATCAAATAGTCAATTCTTACATATGGAAAAAAATTTGTATAGAAGAAAAAGATCTATCAAAAAAAATGAAAAAATCTTTAATTCATTTAAAAAAAAATGGAGAAATTTCTGATACGTATAAAGAAATTTTAAATGGAAAAGAAGTTTTTTTTATTGTTAAATTATTGGAAAAAATACCTTCTCATCCAATCTCTTTTGAAAAAGATTATACGGAATTAAAAAATTTGGTAAAGATTCTTAAACAAGAAGAAAAAATTAAAAATTGGGTCAAAATTCAATTAAAAAAAACTTACTTAAAAAGGGTTTGTCCATAA
- a CDS encoding ABC transporter ATP-binding protein yields the protein MKKKSSLKQLLRISLNHKLILITIIIISIFISFISAYRPKLIQKAIDVHIVYKDFFGLKNILIWIIILLILESLFHFILLYLSNILAQKVVEKIRILLFEKLLSFKTSFFNQTPIGKLVSYSVSDIETIIVIFNDGILLLSGDILRIIMIVIMMYTVHKKLSIIIFFTIPFMYLITRYFQKKLKKTFHEERIQTSRLNSFLQEKIVGMSIIQLFHKEKEEYLKFQSINQRLMNAHFKTIFYFSIFFPIVEFISAATISIVIFYGGFHSFENKGGDNIKSGQIIAFIFFIYLIFRPMRQIADRFNIIQRGLSGIERIFSILNSDKKIIINKGNIRIKKLKGNIIFHNVYFSYINNEEMTIKGISFEILPGENVAIVGTTGSGKSTITHLISRLYDIKKGKILIDGYEIKDIELINLRSHIRVVTQDTFLFNDSIINNITLGNSSISLEKVEKMAKNIGIHSFIKSLPNGYKYIVQERGDLLSIGEKQLIAFLRVQIHPYSILILDEATASLNQELEKLIYHATYRLTKNKTSIIITHRLSTLKNVDKILVLNNGILVEKGPHQDLIQLNGYYTELYYKETFNNQII from the coding sequence ATGAAAAAAAAATCTTCCTTGAAACAACTTTTAAGAATAAGTTTAAATCATAAACTTATTTTAATAACAATAATTATTATTTCTATATTCATATCTTTTATATCTGCTTATCGTCCTAAATTGATACAAAAAGCGATAGATGTTCATATAGTTTATAAAGATTTTTTTGGTCTTAAAAATATTTTAATATGGATTATTATACTTCTTATCTTAGAAAGTTTATTCCATTTTATTTTATTATATTTATCCAATATTCTTGCTCAAAAAGTTGTTGAAAAAATTCGAATTCTTTTATTTGAAAAATTGTTATCTTTTAAAACTTCTTTTTTTAACCAAACTCCAATTGGTAAACTGGTATCCTATTCTGTTTCGGATATAGAAACTATTATTGTAATATTTAACGATGGTATATTACTTTTATCTGGAGATATTTTAAGAATAATAATGATCGTAATTATGATGTATACAGTGCATAAAAAATTATCTATTATTATTTTTTTTACTATTCCATTTATGTATTTGATTACTCGTTATTTTCAAAAAAAATTAAAAAAAACTTTTCATGAAGAACGTATACAAACTTCACGTTTAAACAGTTTTTTACAAGAAAAAATCGTAGGTATGTCTATAATACAACTTTTCCATAAAGAAAAAGAAGAATATTTAAAATTCCAATCTATCAATCAAAGATTGATGAATGCTCATTTTAAAACTATTTTTTATTTCTCTATATTTTTTCCAATAGTTGAATTTATATCTGCTGCTACAATAAGCATTGTAATATTTTATGGAGGGTTTCATTCTTTTGAAAATAAAGGAGGGGATAATATAAAATCAGGACAAATTATTGCTTTTATTTTTTTTATTTACCTTATTTTTCGTCCAATGCGTCAAATAGCAGATAGATTTAATATTATACAAAGAGGTTTATCTGGTATAGAACGTATATTTTCTATATTAAATTCTGATAAAAAAATAATTATTAATAAAGGAAATATACGAATAAAAAAATTAAAAGGAAATATTATATTTCATAATGTCTATTTTTCCTATATCAATAATGAAGAAATGACTATTAAAGGAATTTCTTTTGAAATACTTCCTGGAGAAAATGTAGCTATAGTAGGGACAACTGGTTCTGGTAAATCTACCATTACACATTTAATTTCCAGATTATACGATATAAAAAAAGGAAAAATTTTGATTGATGGATATGAAATTAAAGATATTGAACTTATAAATTTAAGATCTCATATAAGAGTGGTTACACAGGATACATTTTTATTTAATGATTCTATTATTAATAATATAACTTTAGGAAACTCTTCAATTAGCCTAGAAAAAGTAGAAAAAATGGCAAAAAATATCGGAATACATAGCTTCATAAAATCTTTACCTAATGGATATAAATATATTGTACAAGAAAGGGGTGATCTTTTATCTATTGGAGAAAAACAGTTAATTGCTTTTTTAAGAGTACAAATACATCCTTATTCCATACTTATACTAGATGAAGCAACAGCATCTTTAAATCAAGAATTAGAAAAATTGATTTATCATGCTACATATCGTTTAACTAAAAATAAAACTTCTATTATTATCACTCATCGTCTATCTACATTAAAAAATGTAGATAAAATATTAGTTCTTAATAATGGAATTCTTGTAGAAAAAGGCCCCCATCAAGATCTAATTCAATTAAATGGATATTATACAGAATTATATTATAAAGAAACATTTAATAATCAAATAATATAA
- the truA gene encoding tRNA pseudouridine(38-40) synthase TruA, giving the protein MRFFIELAYNGKDYHGWQIQNKVNSVEEKLEFCLSILLKTPINIVGAGRTDKGVHAKQMFAHFDIEKKISNNLIKQLNIFLPKSIHVFNIFPVKKDVHARFNAISRTYKYYLTYKKNPFFQDFSWYCFYPLNMKLMNEATKILIKYKDFSSFSKRRNEKKNNICEIYYANWSIKNTHFCFTIEANRFLRNMVRSIIGTLVDVGREKISINRFIEIIELKNKDYCSKTILPPCGLFLYKILYPEDIFL; this is encoded by the coding sequence ATGAGATTTTTCATTGAATTAGCTTATAATGGTAAGGATTATCATGGATGGCAAATCCAAAATAAAGTGAACTCTGTAGAAGAAAAATTAGAATTTTGTTTATCAATATTATTAAAAACTCCTATCAATATAGTAGGAGCTGGAAGAACAGATAAAGGGGTCCATGCAAAACAAATGTTTGCACATTTTGATATTGAAAAAAAAATCAGCAATAATTTAATTAAACAATTAAATATTTTTTTACCTAAATCTATTCATGTATTCAATATTTTCCCAGTAAAAAAAGATGTTCATGCTAGATTTAATGCAATAAGTAGAACCTATAAATATTATTTAACATATAAAAAAAATCCTTTTTTTCAAGATTTTTCTTGGTATTGTTTTTATCCATTAAATATGAAACTTATGAATGAGGCTACTAAAATTTTAATAAAATATAAAGATTTTAGTTCTTTTTCTAAAAGAAGAAATGAAAAAAAAAATAATATATGTGAAATATACTATGCCAATTGGTCCATAAAAAATACTCATTTTTGTTTTACTATTGAAGCCAATCGATTTTTAAGAAATATGGTAAGGTCTATAATTGGTACATTAGTTGATGTAGGAAGAGAAAAAATTAGTATAAATAGATTTATAGAAATTATAGAGTTAAAAAATAAGGATTACTGTAGTAAAACCATACTACCACCATGTGGTTTATTTCTTTATAAAATTCTTTATCCAGAGGATATTTTTTTATGA
- a CDS encoding aspartate aminotransferase family protein, with translation MNKLEKDFIRYQTQITSNPMKISVDYADGNYIYDKDGKKYLDFVAGLSVNTLGHGNKKIKESIKNQVEKYLHTMGYGQFIQEPCVTLCKKIAEITPYPLNKTYLVNSGTEAVEGALKLAKCYTGREEIISCKLAYHGSTLGSMSIMGYEKNKRPFRPLIPLVKFITFNQIDELIFTITDKTACVILETIQSSAGVVLPNNSFLKEVKKQCKKRNSLMILDEIQTGFGRTGKFFAFEHYGIIPDILIMGKGMGGGMPISGFMSSDEIMKSFSDDVPMGHLTTFGGNSVAAAASLTTLNQLIHFNIIEKVSIKEKWIRKYLVHDQIKKIHGKGLLLSFELKNKNHVDEVLQSCIKKGLIIFRFLFHSKSLRISPPLTITKKEIQKGCSIIIECLNDLKK, from the coding sequence ATGAATAAATTAGAGAAGGATTTTATTCGATATCAAACTCAAATAACATCTAACCCTATGAAAATTTCAGTCGATTATGCAGATGGAAATTATATTTACGATAAAGATGGAAAAAAATATTTAGATTTTGTCGCAGGGCTTTCTGTAAATACGTTAGGACATGGAAATAAAAAAATAAAAGAATCTATAAAAAATCAGGTAGAAAAATATTTACATACTATGGGCTATGGTCAATTTATACAGGAACCTTGTGTAACCCTTTGTAAAAAAATTGCAGAGATTACTCCATATCCATTAAATAAAACTTATTTGGTTAATTCTGGAACTGAAGCTGTAGAAGGAGCATTAAAATTAGCAAAATGTTATACAGGTAGGGAAGAAATTATTTCTTGCAAATTAGCTTATCATGGAAGTACACTTGGATCCATGAGTATTATGGGGTATGAAAAAAATAAAAGACCTTTTAGACCTCTAATCCCATTAGTGAAATTTATAACATTTAACCAAATAGATGAATTGATTTTCACTATTACAGATAAAACCGCTTGTGTTATTTTGGAAACAATACAAAGTTCTGCTGGAGTGGTATTGCCTAATAATTCTTTTTTAAAAGAAGTCAAAAAACAATGTAAAAAAAGAAATTCTTTAATGATACTGGATGAAATTCAAACAGGATTTGGAAGAACAGGAAAGTTTTTTGCTTTTGAACATTATGGAATTATACCTGATATTTTGATAATGGGAAAAGGAATGGGTGGAGGAATGCCAATTAGTGGTTTTATGTCCTCAGATGAAATTATGAAATCTTTTTCTGATGATGTTCCAATGGGTCATTTAACAACTTTTGGAGGAAATTCCGTAGCTGCTGCAGCTTCTTTAACTACATTAAATCAACTTATTCATTTTAATATTATTGAAAAAGTTTCTATCAAAGAAAAATGGATTAGAAAATATTTAGTTCATGATCAAATAAAAAAAATTCATGGAAAAGGACTCCTCTTATCTTTTGAATTAAAAAATAAGAATCACGTTGATGAAGTATTACAATCTTGTATAAAAAAAGGATTAATTATTTTTCGTTTTTTATTCCATAGTAAATCTTTACGGATTTCTCCTCCATTGACTATTACGAAAAAAGAAATTCAAAAAGGATGTTCTATTATTATAGAATGTTTGAATGACCTTAAAAAATAA
- a CDS encoding OstA-like protein encodes MSNKYYSLLIILLFFLNIDYSFNKNLQKSIKLIHADFIQKEDHNDTIFLTGHVHIKHNEYQLFCDKAIYKKNNKFYGYGNVQFKSEKNKIFSQKIEYSENMNNLKASGKVILVQKNIKLTANIINYNFRKKFFQAIQNVVLLLDELKLYTNILEYDLNFNKIFYKRGSNLFYKDYNIYSKEGSYFPLKKKAKLKYEVKLISKNYTVYSNSIEYLFPIDKIKFYSPTIIINNNKIDNFFYAKSGDFFIKKNIFLSKEYCSLHYNDKIIQGKYWFFDYNKKSGFIKNIFFEDQKKGYFFIGDNGNFDLYSGLIFLKKNIVFIKIKPKEDSFFIYSDFIRINLKNDSILSIKFFPVIGFFLNEELQIKSDSLIYEPSNKSIKFNGNPIFWIKNQQITGDSIFIHLKNDFFLDYLKVMKNAFYIKKINSKEFNQIQGEIMIGFFDKKNVLEKILIQGNAKSIIFHYNNSSLKKIINKSSCNMIYADLEKGKKIKKIFFLEKSNSELFLLSNSIFEKNLFLPKFSWKEKEKYKNQKGLIYEKIKKYKKENLEEKKEIEKLRKKN; translated from the coding sequence ATGAGTAATAAATATTATTCTTTATTAATAATTTTATTATTTTTCCTTAATATTGACTATTCTTTTAACAAGAATCTTCAAAAATCGATAAAATTAATTCATGCCGATTTTATCCAAAAAGAAGATCATAATGATACTATTTTTTTAACAGGTCATGTTCATATTAAACATAATGAATATCAACTTTTTTGTGATAAAGCTATTTATAAAAAAAATAATAAGTTTTACGGATATGGAAATGTTCAATTCAAATCAGAAAAAAATAAAATTTTTTCTCAAAAAATAGAATATTCCGAAAATATGAATAACCTGAAAGCTTCCGGTAAAGTTATTTTAGTTCAAAAAAATATAAAATTAACAGCAAATATTATTAATTATAATTTTAGAAAAAAATTTTTTCAGGCAATCCAAAATGTAGTTTTATTATTAGATGAATTGAAATTATATACCAATATTTTAGAATACGATCTTAATTTTAATAAAATTTTTTATAAGAGAGGTAGCAACCTTTTTTATAAGGATTATAATATATATAGCAAAGAAGGAAGTTACTTTCCTTTAAAAAAAAAGGCAAAATTAAAATATGAAGTTAAATTAATTAGTAAAAATTATACGGTATATTCCAATTCAATAGAATATCTATTTCCAATAGATAAAATAAAATTTTATAGCCCTACCATAATAATAAATAATAATAAAATAGATAATTTTTTCTATGCTAAATCAGGTGATTTTTTTATAAAAAAAAATATTTTTTTATCCAAAGAATATTGTAGTCTTCATTATAATGATAAAATTATTCAAGGAAAATATTGGTTTTTCGATTATAATAAAAAAAGTGGATTTATCAAAAATATTTTTTTTGAAGATCAAAAAAAAGGATATTTTTTTATAGGAGATAATGGAAATTTTGATTTATACTCTGGATTAATTTTTTTAAAAAAAAATATAGTATTTATAAAAATAAAACCTAAAGAGGATTCTTTTTTTATTTATTCTGATTTTATCCGAATAAATTTAAAGAATGATTCTATATTATCAATTAAATTTTTTCCTGTTATAGGTTTTTTTTTAAATGAAGAACTTCAAATAAAAAGTGACTCCTTAATATATGAACCGTCAAATAAATCAATAAAATTTAATGGAAATCCCATTTTTTGGATCAAAAATCAACAAATAACTGGAGATTCCATTTTTATTCATCTTAAAAATGATTTTTTTTTAGATTATTTAAAAGTAATGAAAAATGCTTTTTATATAAAAAAAATCAATTCAAAAGAATTTAATCAGATACAAGGAGAAATTATGATAGGTTTTTTTGATAAAAAAAATGTTTTAGAAAAAATTTTGATTCAAGGTAATGCTAAAAGCATTATTTTTCATTATAATAATTCTTCATTGAAAAAAATAATCAATAAATCATCTTGTAACATGATATATGCAGATTTAGAAAAAGGGAAAAAAATAAAAAAAATTTTCTTTTTAGAAAAATCTAACTCAGAACTATTCCTGTTATCTAACAGTATATTTGAAAAAAATTTATTTCTTCCTAAATTTTCTTGGAAAGAAAAAGAAAAATATAAGAATCAAAAAGGCTTAATCTATGAAAAAATAAAAAAATATAAAAAAGAAAATTTAGAAGAAAAAAAAGAAATTGAAAAATTAAGAAAAAAAAATTAA
- a CDS encoding putative LPS assembly protein LptD, with the protein MIKLYTKKWISISAIIFFFFLYTIFSDAEEEKKKEELKTIDESKIEPSLNLNNITKLKNIVIKYRSNVQEHHIDDGKSYLDGNAFIEYLDTKIKADRIEFNWKNGDLYAIGKKENVIIIQKGDNQYYTSRRFHINLDNKKWNADNVYIQEKDYVIIAKDIKKENDYSLMKKVIYTADPFFIDKKDKNPDFYLKTDFLKYFHKKKYFITGPVFFYWYQVPIPIIFPFLYIPLKKDNSIISSFGITYPRLLIQNKKISIENLGVYFPISDYFNFLISSSIYGGEQWRLETEMEYKFKYSYNGSIHFNYQYLSNKKFDYQFKWKHYKDDNSNSEIKFNADINYYFDNFSPVISRKNEEMNISNISIKKIFQNYFLNMEAYIIQKRNEGVTQLRIPEISISMREKPFFTKNPFFYPLIIDYHIFAHNYIEYYSILPLLKKIKQKIDIQTGIKHTINISTFIPVYPYFKIYPRIHYKGYSTWNLNSWTSTLFQTTDALTDILFSSLEGHLELNNKDFVLRHQISPIVSLRIKSYLPLNQNNKKNFLENRIIFILNNNLELKIKNNKNLKDFTYKKIKIMDLFQVKTFHFFDKNSFHLEKFYFMGYTNFTKYLKMKYKGGINLYDKRKYNTFLFDSRKEKKRMYFNFSFYENIEHEINFINNKYEKKGKNRYEYFLFDKYNYAIYPIPLNLKIDLNSTYENYFNQKKLFNVFLSINGSINLTKYWNIGINTDYNLLKNKISFLKLVFYRDLRSFKMNFDWVPIGEDHYWSFFIGIKDPNLSNLLQYKEINYY; encoded by the coding sequence ATATCGTTCAAATGTACAAGAACATCATATAGATGATGGAAAATCTTATTTAGATGGAAATGCATTTATAGAATATCTTGATACAAAAATTAAAGCAGATCGTATAGAATTTAATTGGAAAAATGGAGATTTATATGCTATAGGGAAAAAAGAAAATGTAATTATTATCCAAAAAGGAGATAATCAATATTATACATCTAGACGTTTTCACATAAATTTAGATAATAAAAAATGGAATGCTGATAATGTTTATATACAAGAAAAAGATTATGTTATTATAGCAAAGGATATAAAAAAGGAGAATGATTATAGTTTAATGAAAAAAGTGATTTATACAGCAGATCCATTTTTTATAGATAAAAAAGATAAAAATCCTGATTTTTATTTAAAAACAGATTTCTTAAAATATTTTCATAAAAAAAAATATTTTATTACCGGACCTGTATTTTTTTATTGGTATCAAGTTCCAATTCCTATAATTTTTCCATTTTTATATATTCCTTTGAAAAAGGACAATAGTATAATTTCTTCTTTTGGAATTACCTATCCTAGGTTGTTAATTCAAAATAAGAAGATATCTATAGAAAATCTAGGGGTCTATTTTCCTATTTCCGATTATTTTAATTTTTTAATTTCCAGTTCTATATATGGAGGTGAACAATGGAGATTAGAAACAGAAATGGAATATAAATTTAAATATTCGTATAATGGATCTATTCATTTTAATTATCAATATTTATCAAATAAAAAATTTGATTATCAATTTAAATGGAAGCATTATAAAGATGATAATTCAAATTCTGAAATAAAATTTAACGCAGATATAAACTATTATTTCGATAATTTTTCTCCAGTTATTTCCAGAAAAAATGAAGAAATGAATATTTCTAATATTAGTATAAAAAAAATTTTTCAAAATTATTTTTTGAATATGGAAGCATATATAATTCAAAAAAGAAATGAAGGAGTAACGCAATTAAGAATTCCAGAAATTAGTATTTCTATGCGAGAAAAACCTTTTTTTACAAAAAATCCGTTTTTTTATCCATTAATAATTGATTATCATATATTTGCACATAATTATATAGAATATTATTCAATTCTTCCTTTACTAAAAAAAATAAAACAAAAAATAGATATCCAAACAGGGATAAAACATACTATAAATATTTCTACCTTTATTCCTGTTTATCCTTATTTTAAAATTTATCCAAGAATTCATTATAAAGGATATTCTACTTGGAATTTGAATTCATGGACCTCAACCTTATTTCAAACGACAGATGCATTAACAGATATATTATTTTCCTCTTTAGAAGGTCATTTAGAATTAAATAATAAGGATTTTGTATTAAGACATCAAATATCTCCTATAGTTTCTTTAAGAATTAAATCTTATCTTCCTTTAAATCAAAATAATAAAAAAAATTTTCTTGAAAATAGAATCATTTTTATATTAAATAATAATTTGGAATTAAAAATAAAAAATAATAAAAATTTAAAAGATTTTACATATAAAAAAATAAAAATAATGGATCTTTTTCAGGTAAAAACTTTTCATTTTTTTGATAAAAATTCTTTTCATTTAGAAAAATTCTATTTTATGGGTTATACTAATTTTACGAAATATTTAAAAATGAAATATAAAGGGGGGATCAATTTATATGATAAACGGAAATACAATACTTTTTTATTTGATAGTAGAAAAGAAAAAAAAAGAATGTATTTTAATTTTTCCTTTTATGAAAATATTGAACATGAAATCAATTTTATTAATAATAAATATGAAAAAAAAGGAAAAAATCGTTATGAATACTTTTTATTTGATAAATATAATTATGCAATATATCCAATTCCATTGAATTTGAAAATTGATTTAAATTCAACTTATGAAAATTATTTTAATCAAAAAAAATTATTTAATGTTTTTTTAAGTATAAATGGATCTATAAATCTAACAAAATATTGGAATATAGGAATAAATACAGATTACAATTTATTGAAAAATAAAATAAGTTTTTTAAAGTTGGTTTTTTACAGAGATTTGAGAAGTTTTAAAATGAATTTTGATTGGGTACCTATAGGTGAAGATCACTATTGGTCTTTTTTTATTGGAATAAAAGATCCAAATTTAAGTAATTTATTACAATATAAAGAAATAAATTATTATTAA